In a single window of the Natrialba magadii ATCC 43099 genome:
- a CDS encoding ABC transporter substrate-binding protein: MVERNISRRTVLKTTVAGGAAAAAGCLGGGDDREYVRPIDVDLDDVEPENEINMWNWFYDFRDWTVEEFSAEYGIESSSSTGYSSAAEWYSRLEAGNHAIDHVGSTGNYTVRSVENDFFEPLPVDQFEGWEALPDFLQDTMHDYAGKDGEVYAMPQSLLLYPTLTYNEDHFSSPPDSWGVLWDEEYAGDICMWDEAQYPCQIAALYTDQDPFDPDDLDEIQEVLEQQIDLNETLWDEYNHARGLFVNEDVVVGPLLDGQTYLARFEDEAPINYTIPEEGGLYQLDDMAIPTDCPNPRAATLLMDWVTQPDNLKNIFHESGYPPAIDHDDFEELYAEDLEEGTITEEEIEFFRWGELEDRLMFAEPLGDDLLQTYDQIWTEVKN; encoded by the coding sequence ATGGTTGAGAGAAATATCAGCCGACGGACTGTTCTGAAAACAACGGTTGCCGGCGGCGCAGCGGCGGCGGCCGGTTGCCTCGGTGGGGGCGATGACCGCGAGTACGTGCGCCCGATCGACGTCGACCTCGACGACGTGGAACCGGAAAACGAGATCAACATGTGGAACTGGTTCTACGACTTCCGTGACTGGACCGTCGAGGAGTTCAGCGCAGAGTACGGCATCGAGAGCTCTTCCTCGACCGGCTACTCCTCCGCGGCGGAGTGGTACTCCCGCTTAGAAGCCGGTAACCACGCTATCGACCACGTCGGTTCGACCGGGAACTACACCGTTCGCTCCGTCGAGAACGACTTCTTCGAACCGTTGCCGGTCGACCAGTTCGAGGGCTGGGAGGCGCTGCCCGACTTCCTGCAAGACACCATGCACGACTACGCCGGGAAGGACGGCGAGGTGTACGCGATGCCCCAGTCGTTGCTGCTGTACCCGACGCTGACGTACAACGAAGATCACTTCTCGAGTCCGCCGGATTCGTGGGGCGTCCTCTGGGACGAGGAGTACGCCGGCGACATCTGCATGTGGGACGAAGCGCAGTACCCCTGCCAGATCGCGGCGCTGTACACGGACCAGGACCCGTTCGATCCCGACGATCTGGACGAAATTCAGGAAGTGCTCGAACAGCAGATCGACCTCAACGAAACGCTCTGGGACGAGTACAACCACGCCCGCGGCCTCTTCGTCAACGAAGACGTCGTGGTCGGTCCGCTGCTCGACGGGCAGACGTACCTCGCCCGATTCGAGGATGAAGCGCCGATCAACTACACGATTCCCGAAGAGGGCGGGCTGTACCAGCTCGACGATATGGCAATCCCGACGGATTGTCCAAACCCGCGTGCAGCGACGCTGCTCATGGATTGGGTCACCCAGCCGGACAACCTCAAGAACATCTTCCACGAGAGCGGTTACCCGCCAGCGATCGACCACGACGACTTCGAAGAGCTGTACGCCGAGGATCTCGAGGAAGGAACGATCACCGAGGAAGAAATCGAGTTCTTCCGCTGGGGTGAACTCGAGGACCGCCTCATGTTCGCTGAACCGCTCGGCGACGACCTGCTCCAGACGTACGACCAGATCTGGACCGAAGTGAAGAACTGA
- a CDS encoding ABC transporter ATP-binding protein: MSDITIHDLRKEFGSVLAVDDVDFDITEGEFISILGPSGSGKSTILRMIAGFESPTAGEIRIGGDDVVGEPPFDRDVNMMFQDLALFPHLTVAENIAYGLKQGGVPADEREDRVQEMLEIVHLEGYGDREPHELSGGEQQRVALARALINEPKLLLFDEPLASLDRKLRQHMQIELQQIQHETGITFLYVTHDQEVAMAVSDRLIVLNNGQIEQIGTAEQLYDEPNNSFVANFIGDINTLPAELERDNGNITVDIDDATRAVDGSYVDPGVRDNGHHEIDFCIRPDDMRIEPSTAAEANAIAGTVRNRIYKGGTTTYHIDTNVGTVTAELGSSQFDVGDEVGVSWSDDAAYLFPRRESEA; this comes from the coding sequence ATGTCTGACATTACAATCCACGACTTGCGAAAGGAGTTCGGTTCGGTGCTGGCGGTTGACGACGTCGATTTCGATATCACCGAGGGAGAATTCATCTCGATTCTGGGACCGAGTGGCTCCGGGAAGTCGACGATTCTACGGATGATCGCCGGCTTCGAGTCCCCGACGGCGGGCGAGATCAGAATCGGCGGCGACGATGTCGTCGGGGAGCCGCCGTTTGACCGGGACGTGAACATGATGTTTCAGGACCTGGCGCTGTTTCCACATTTGACCGTCGCCGAAAACATCGCGTACGGGCTCAAGCAAGGCGGTGTTCCAGCCGACGAGCGCGAGGACCGCGTCCAGGAGATGCTCGAAATCGTCCACCTCGAGGGGTACGGCGACCGTGAGCCCCACGAACTCTCGGGTGGTGAGCAACAGCGTGTCGCGCTCGCCCGGGCACTGATCAACGAACCGAAATTACTGTTGTTCGACGAACCGCTGGCGTCGCTCGACCGAAAGCTTCGCCAGCACATGCAGATCGAACTCCAGCAGATCCAACACGAGACCGGCATCACGTTTCTCTACGTCACCCACGACCAGGAGGTCGCGATGGCCGTCTCCGACCGGCTGATCGTCCTCAACAACGGCCAGATCGAACAGATCGGGACCGCAGAGCAACTCTACGACGAGCCGAACAACAGCTTCGTCGCGAACTTCATTGGCGATATCAACACGCTGCCGGCGGAACTCGAGCGCGACAACGGCAATATCACGGTGGACATCGACGACGCGACACGGGCGGTTGATGGCTCGTACGTCGATCCGGGAGTCCGCGACAACGGCCACCACGAGATCGACTTCTGTATCAGGCCGGACGATATGCGAATCGAGCCGTCCACAGCAGCCGAGGCGAACGCAATCGCAGGAACGGTCCGAAACCGCATCTACAAGGGCGGAACGACGACGTATCACATCGACACCAACGTCGGGACGGTCACGGCAGAGTTAGGATCGAGTCAGTTCGATGTCGGTGACGAGGTCGGCGTCTCGTGGAGTGACGATGCCGCCTACCTCTTCCCGCGGAGGGAGTCTGAGGCATGA
- a CDS encoding ABC transporter permease produces the protein MSSARLPGIRANVADGFEHWQSFLRERPRLKIFLIVFPPALVLAVFFLLPLVFMAYLSLLEGMPPAPATFENYMRLVTQDVYLSVLWRTTVITAQATILTVLIGYAIAYSMVRFSRRTTMILLLVIMPFWTNYIIRMYAWINILQTNGVLDAALLFVGAINEPLGVLYSHEAVLIGFIYIYLPLAVLPFYASLSYLDQDLIDASMDLGAGPIKTFLSITLPMTKNGIMVGVILVGIPIFGSFITPQLLGGTDNTMVGMVIENQFIEAFNWSFGAALSITVAVIVVAMLVLGMLAGGDFFDLGGEGE, from the coding sequence ATGAGTTCGGCCAGACTGCCCGGTATTCGTGCGAACGTGGCAGACGGGTTCGAACACTGGCAGTCATTCCTGCGCGAGCGCCCACGGCTGAAGATTTTCCTGATCGTCTTTCCGCCTGCACTAGTGCTTGCGGTCTTTTTCCTCCTGCCGCTCGTGTTCATGGCGTACCTCTCCCTTCTCGAGGGGATGCCGCCAGCACCAGCAACGTTCGAGAACTACATGCGCCTCGTCACGCAGGACGTCTATCTGTCGGTCCTGTGGCGGACGACCGTGATTACGGCGCAGGCGACGATACTGACGGTGCTCATCGGCTACGCGATCGCCTACAGTATGGTCCGGTTCTCCCGACGGACGACGATGATTCTGCTGTTGGTCATCATGCCGTTCTGGACGAACTACATCATCCGGATGTACGCCTGGATCAACATCCTGCAGACGAACGGTGTCCTCGACGCAGCACTGCTGTTCGTCGGCGCGATAAACGAACCCCTCGGCGTGCTCTACAGCCACGAGGCGGTGCTCATCGGATTTATCTACATCTACCTGCCGCTGGCAGTCCTTCCCTTCTACGCCTCGCTCTCGTACCTCGATCAGGACCTCATCGACGCGTCGATGGATCTCGGAGCAGGACCGATCAAGACGTTCCTCTCGATCACGCTCCCGATGACGAAAAACGGGATCATGGTCGGCGTGATTCTTGTCGGAATTCCGATCTTCGGCTCGTTCATCACGCCCCAGCTTCTGGGCGGGACGGACAACACCATGGTCGGCATGGTAATAGAAAACCAGTTTATCGAGGCGTTCAACTGGTCGTTCGGTGCCGCACTCAGTATCACCGTCGCGGTCATCGTCGTTGCCATGCTCGTGCTGGGAATGCTGGCCGGCGGGGACTTCTTCGACCTCGGAGGTGAGGGCGAATGA
- a CDS encoding ABC transporter permease, with product MSTLSSAWNLLERVAYNHGRKAGLTCLVLAILYLWFPIFVVTFMSFAEREVLTFPPSSLTLDWYMVFLENDAAISATITSLQISFITTPIAVALSVLIAYAIDRYVFPGKSILQLVAVLPIVVPLIVVGVAMTIFFGIVGIQASFWTVVAAHVIRVIPFTVLILVPTLVAFDRSLEEASYDLGANELTTFRKITVPNIMPGVVAAGLLAFTISFNEFVYTYFVKDARTQTLPTYLWDQLRQHATPEVNVISVVFIVFAISTVLIAVALTNVERITTHDG from the coding sequence ATGAGCACACTCTCGTCTGCGTGGAATCTCCTCGAGCGGGTCGCTTACAACCACGGACGAAAGGCAGGGCTCACGTGCCTCGTGCTCGCGATCCTCTACCTCTGGTTTCCCATCTTCGTCGTGACCTTCATGTCGTTCGCAGAACGGGAGGTACTCACGTTCCCACCGTCGAGTCTCACGCTCGACTGGTACATGGTCTTCCTGGAGAACGACGCTGCGATTAGCGCGACGATCACGTCGCTACAGATCAGCTTCATCACGACGCCGATCGCAGTGGCGCTCTCAGTGCTTATCGCGTACGCCATCGACCGCTACGTCTTCCCTGGGAAGAGCATACTCCAGCTCGTCGCGGTGCTTCCGATCGTCGTTCCGCTGATCGTCGTCGGTGTCGCGATGACGATCTTCTTCGGCATCGTCGGCATCCAGGCGAGCTTCTGGACGGTCGTCGCCGCACACGTCATTCGGGTGATCCCGTTTACCGTCCTCATCCTCGTTCCGACGCTGGTTGCCTTCGACCGGTCGTTAGAGGAGGCGTCGTACGACCTCGGCGCGAACGAGTTGACGACGTTCCGGAAGATCACCGTCCCGAACATCATGCCCGGCGTCGTCGCAGCCGGCTTGCTCGCGTTTACGATCTCGTTCAACGAGTTCGTCTACACCTACTTCGTCAAGGACGCGCGAACGCAAACGCTGCCGACGTACCTGTGGGACCAGCTCCGACAGCATGCGACGCCTGAAGTGAACGTCATCAGCGTCGTCTTCATCGTCTTCGCCATCTCCACCGTGCTCATCGCGGTGGCGCTGACGAACGTCGAGCGAATCACGACGCACGACGGCTAG
- a CDS encoding ArgE/DapE family deacylase, translating into MESEVCAEIERTQDRLFDFLEELVAAKSLSGQEQPGQEVVLDRLRESDGDLEIDTWEPSASNLESHPGFTETVTYEEYGYEDRENVVATRPGSDPENGRSLTFSGHIDVVTPEPVADWSYDPWDATIEDGRMYGRGTMDMKGGIAAFVHAFEVLESLGVELEGDLLLQTTIEEEAGGVGGVLSVLERGYQPDAAIIPEPFQLPNVGIAGAGVSYFRITVPGKAAHTARKYRGVNAIGNATTIYRALEELDEERRERISYEPAVRKDPKAEGSVTNLSVSVAESGDWVSKVPGEAVLTGRIGWPPGERSEDVRQEVTDAVMSAAQDDPWLAEHEPEIEWFGWDADPHEIDTDEEIVQVATTHAERTTGGETSYVGGLGGLDERFYALYYDIPAISVGPRGRGGHGADEYVELESLVETAQTLALTAMEWCGTEN; encoded by the coding sequence ATGGAATCGGAGGTATGCGCTGAGATAGAGCGAACGCAAGATCGACTGTTCGACTTCCTCGAAGAACTGGTCGCCGCAAAATCACTGTCCGGACAGGAGCAACCGGGTCAGGAGGTCGTCCTCGACCGTCTGCGTGAATCCGACGGCGACCTCGAGATCGATACCTGGGAGCCATCGGCCTCGAACCTCGAATCGCATCCGGGGTTCACCGAGACGGTCACCTACGAGGAATACGGCTACGAGGATCGTGAAAACGTCGTCGCCACGCGACCCGGGAGCGATCCCGAGAACGGGCGAAGCCTGACCTTTAGCGGCCACATCGACGTCGTCACACCCGAACCCGTCGCCGACTGGTCGTACGACCCGTGGGACGCGACGATCGAAGACGGCCGCATGTACGGCCGCGGCACGATGGACATGAAAGGCGGCATCGCCGCGTTCGTCCACGCCTTCGAGGTACTCGAGTCCCTCGGCGTCGAACTCGAGGGCGACCTACTCTTGCAGACGACCATCGAGGAGGAAGCCGGCGGGGTGGGCGGCGTGCTCTCCGTACTCGAGCGCGGGTATCAGCCAGATGCCGCAATCATTCCGGAGCCGTTCCAGCTTCCAAATGTCGGCATCGCCGGTGCCGGCGTCTCGTACTTCCGAATTACTGTTCCGGGGAAGGCGGCACACACCGCGCGCAAGTATCGTGGCGTGAACGCAATCGGTAACGCGACGACGATCTATCGTGCACTAGAGGAACTCGACGAAGAGCGCCGGGAGCGGATCTCCTACGAGCCGGCGGTCCGGAAGGACCCGAAGGCCGAAGGCAGCGTCACCAATCTCAGCGTCAGCGTCGCGGAGTCCGGCGACTGGGTGTCGAAGGTGCCGGGCGAAGCCGTTCTCACCGGTCGAATCGGCTGGCCGCCGGGCGAGCGCAGCGAGGATGTTCGCCAGGAGGTCACCGACGCGGTGATGAGCGCCGCACAGGACGATCCGTGGCTCGCCGAGCACGAACCGGAGATCGAGTGGTTCGGCTGGGACGCCGACCCGCACGAGATCGACACCGACGAAGAGATCGTCCAGGTCGCGACGACCCACGCCGAACGAACGACCGGCGGTGAGACCTCGTACGTCGGCGGCCTCGGTGGCCTCGACGAGCGGTTTTACGCCCTCTACTACGACATTCCCGCAATCTCTGTCGGTCCACGTGGGCGGGGTGGACACGGTGCCGACGAGTACGTTGAACTCGAGTCGCTCGTCGAGACGGCACAGACGCTGGCACTGACGGCGATGGAGTGGTGTGGGACCGAGAACTGA